From one Plectropomus leopardus isolate mb chromosome 8, YSFRI_Pleo_2.0, whole genome shotgun sequence genomic stretch:
- the LOC121946975 gene encoding carbohydrate sulfotransferase 11-like isoform X2: MRMPRGGRLFLATCLGSLFVLVLYYQSIIKPEPGVKTDTTPGKSRRSPLQALYNGDQLELLAAQRSLQGRRELLEQACLSHTRKRQVLSSDDLKHLIVDDKHSLIYCYVPKVACTNWKRVLMVLTSNGRYTDPLAIPANEAHVAGNLRTLSEFSVPEINHRLRSYLKFIFVREPFERLVSAYRNKFTRSYNTAFHKRYGTKIIRRHRPDPEPEALEKGNDVTFNEFVQYLVDPRTQREEPFNEHWERVHSLCHPCLIHYDVVGKYETLEPDAQAVLRLAGVEGTLQFPTSGKSTRTDGNMAARFFKHISPFYQKKLFNLYRMDFLLFNYSTPEYLMTR; this comes from the exons AACCTGGTGTGAAGACAGACACTACACCAGGGAAAAGCAGGAGAAGTCCACTGCAGGCCCTCTACAATGGAGACCAG CTGGAGCTGTTGGCAGCGCAGAGATCCCTCCAAGGTCGCAGGGAGCTGTTGGAGCAGGCGTGTCTGAGCCACACGAGGAAGCGCCAAGTGCTTTCATCCGATGATCTCAAACATCTCATTGTGGATGATAAACACAGCCTTATTTATTGCTACGTACCCAAG GTAGCCTGCACTAATTGGAAGCGTGTCTTAATGGTCCTTACCAGCAACGGTCGCTACACTGACCCCCTCGCCATCCCTGCAAATGAGGCCCATGTGGCGGGTAACCTCCGCACACTTTCAGAGTTCTCGGTCCCAGAGATCAACCATCGCCTCCGCAGCTACCTCAAATTCATTTTCGTACGGGAGCCCTTTGAGCGCTTGGTGTCAGCTTACCGTAACAAGTTCACCCGTAGCTATAACACGGCTTTTCACAAACGCTATGGGACGAAGATCATCCGCCGGCACCGGCCCGACCCGGAGCCCGAAGCGCTGGAGAAAGGAAATGACGTTACTTTTAACGAGTTTGTGCAGTACCTGGTGGACCCGCGGACGCAGCGGGAGGAACCTTTTAACGAGCACTGGGAGCGGGTGCACTCTCTCTGCCACCCCTGCCTGATCCACTATGACGTAGTGGGTAAGTACGAGACTCTGGAGCCAGACGCTCAAGCTGTGCTCAGGTTGGCTGGAGTGGAGGGGACACTTCAGTTTCCTACGTCTGGTAAAAGCACCAGGACTGATGGTAACATGGCAGCGCGCTTTTTTAAGCACATCAGTCCTTTCTACCAGAAGAAACTGTTCAACCTGTATCGGATGGATTTCCTGCTTTTCAACTATTCAACACCAGAGTACCTCATGACTCGATGA
- the LOC121946975 gene encoding carbohydrate sulfotransferase 11-like isoform X1, with protein sequence MRMPRGGRLFLATCLGSLFVLVLYYQSIIKPEPGVKTDTTPGKSRRSPLQALYNGDQQLELLAAQRSLQGRRELLEQACLSHTRKRQVLSSDDLKHLIVDDKHSLIYCYVPKVACTNWKRVLMVLTSNGRYTDPLAIPANEAHVAGNLRTLSEFSVPEINHRLRSYLKFIFVREPFERLVSAYRNKFTRSYNTAFHKRYGTKIIRRHRPDPEPEALEKGNDVTFNEFVQYLVDPRTQREEPFNEHWERVHSLCHPCLIHYDVVGKYETLEPDAQAVLRLAGVEGTLQFPTSGKSTRTDGNMAARFFKHISPFYQKKLFNLYRMDFLLFNYSTPEYLMTR encoded by the exons AACCTGGTGTGAAGACAGACACTACACCAGGGAAAAGCAGGAGAAGTCCACTGCAGGCCCTCTACAATGGAGACCAG CAGCTGGAGCTGTTGGCAGCGCAGAGATCCCTCCAAGGTCGCAGGGAGCTGTTGGAGCAGGCGTGTCTGAGCCACACGAGGAAGCGCCAAGTGCTTTCATCCGATGATCTCAAACATCTCATTGTGGATGATAAACACAGCCTTATTTATTGCTACGTACCCAAG GTAGCCTGCACTAATTGGAAGCGTGTCTTAATGGTCCTTACCAGCAACGGTCGCTACACTGACCCCCTCGCCATCCCTGCAAATGAGGCCCATGTGGCGGGTAACCTCCGCACACTTTCAGAGTTCTCGGTCCCAGAGATCAACCATCGCCTCCGCAGCTACCTCAAATTCATTTTCGTACGGGAGCCCTTTGAGCGCTTGGTGTCAGCTTACCGTAACAAGTTCACCCGTAGCTATAACACGGCTTTTCACAAACGCTATGGGACGAAGATCATCCGCCGGCACCGGCCCGACCCGGAGCCCGAAGCGCTGGAGAAAGGAAATGACGTTACTTTTAACGAGTTTGTGCAGTACCTGGTGGACCCGCGGACGCAGCGGGAGGAACCTTTTAACGAGCACTGGGAGCGGGTGCACTCTCTCTGCCACCCCTGCCTGATCCACTATGACGTAGTGGGTAAGTACGAGACTCTGGAGCCAGACGCTCAAGCTGTGCTCAGGTTGGCTGGAGTGGAGGGGACACTTCAGTTTCCTACGTCTGGTAAAAGCACCAGGACTGATGGTAACATGGCAGCGCGCTTTTTTAAGCACATCAGTCCTTTCTACCAGAAGAAACTGTTCAACCTGTATCGGATGGATTTCCTGCTTTTCAACTATTCAACACCAGAGTACCTCATGACTCGATGA